The Aspergillus nidulans FGSC A4 chromosome VIII genome contains the following window.
CATTCACCTCTCTAATACATAATCTTAGTCGAGAAATAACGTAGACATAACTCTTTGAACATAGCACGAACTACACTACGCACCGCGCCTTTGTTCTTAGTCCGCCTCCAaccatggccatgaccaGGGTATTCCGCCTCCGCTCCGCAGTCCGCAGTCCGCACTCCCGCTCGTCTCCACCCCTCCGCCCCGTGACcggttgatgttgatggaaATGCGTTAGATGAACGACAACCAGCTTCGCGCAACTCAATGCTTTTCTCTTGCGTACGGCCGCCGGTGTCTTCTATAGCCGCGCCTGGCAGAACTATGTCTTTGAAACGAGCGGACCATTGCGAACGGCACTGCGTGCTTCCCTGAATCAAGGACAGCGCAATCTCTAGTTGATATACGGGGAAGGGGCTCCCAAAGCCTTTGTTCCCGGTATCATTTTACCAGAATATATTATTACGACCGGGTGGCGCAAGACGGAGCTGATTTGGATACTGTCTGGAATCATACCCAATCTGAAAAGCAGCCTGGTTCATGGTGCTGCTGTGGATGCTCTGTTCGTCAGTAAGCGACATTTTACGGTGCGATGGTAGTAAGTAGGTAATTAGCCGGCTTGGTCTAAGTTTGGTTTCATATCTTTGTAGAGTCGGATTGAACCCAGGCGAACGGCGTATGAAATTCGCTATTCTACTCTGTCATCAATAAAGCCGACCAAAATGGATGAACTAACAATCTTCACTGTTTCTGAGGAGATAAGTGACGCCATACATATTTCTGTTCATGCAGACACAATTACGGGTATGTACCTTTTACGGGTCAAGACTGAACTGCACCGGATTCATATAAGCAACTCAAATAACGCCTTGTTGAGTATAATCTATTTGGGCTTCAATTCTACTAGGGTAGGCGTTTGGGCTCAACAATACGACGCCACAAGATAGATCTGCCATAAAGATTGCAGGTGATTGTTATCCATACTGATTCATATGTCAAATGTTAAACGCTCCAAACCTGACATCAACTGAATGCGCACCCTAGCTGCGCCATCCCATACTCATCGCAGTATAACAACAGAATATGTAGCAAGAAAACAAGTTTCCTAAGTTCGGCCACAGTCGGCTGATATGTACCTGCCGATAACAAATACCCGAAACGACCAGGAGGCTAGGCACCATCTGGCGCAGTCAAGTAAATTCACACTGGTTAAGGGCACCCAAGCGTTGTGCGTAGCAGCAGCTAATGCCGCCCACTCACGTAAACTAGCGAGATGCTCCATGCTTGAAAATGGATTTTGAAAGGGCCTAGagatccttcttctccaccgaGTCATCGCTCTTCTTGCCCGTGACTTGGTCACCCAGCTTGTGGTACTCCCGAGTCAGTCCTTCGCACTGCTTTTTCAGGGTCTCAATATCacgctctttctcctcaagctccttcttaAGACGTCCAATCTCGCCCATGTCGCCAGCCGCCGCAAGACGAGCCGAGTCCTTACCGCCGGCCTGCTTGTTGCCCTCGAGAAGCTTGACACGGTCTTCAAGGCGGAGAGTTTCGAGGATCATGGTGTAGGTGCGGTTGAGAATGAGAGACAGGAAGAGAGTGAATCCGCAAAGGTACATGTTGCGCTGCGAGTAGAACTTGCGAGCTTGAACTTCCATGCGATCGGTACCGAGAGCGGCCCCTCTGCTAGCGAAACAATTAGTGAATTCACTGGCAAGGGGCATTTGCCCGTTGACTAAGTACATACCCTA
Protein-coding sequences here:
- a CDS encoding putative BAP31 domain protein (transcript_id=CADANIAT00001841), which gives rise to MTLYYSLVFCLLVLEMGVFMGLIVPLPFTVKRKLFTFISESPVIAKLQYGLRITFIFILILFIDSVNRVYRVQLEVSAFSKEGGNVGRGAALGTDRMEVQARKFYSQRNMYLCGFTLFLSLILNRTYTMILETLRLEDRVKLLEGNKQAGGKDSARLAAAGDMGEIGRLKKELEEKERDIETLKKQCEGLTREYHKLGDQVTGKKSDDSVEKKDL